A stretch of Tissierellales bacterium DNA encodes these proteins:
- a CDS encoding HPr family phosphocarrier protein, giving the protein MKAKFIKVEDINGFVEFVSKLNGKVYLQSEEVKVNAKSLIGAMYIINEHPENIVVEVEDETEKKMVLTYLMQGGHLLD; this is encoded by the coding sequence ATGAAAGCAAAATTTATTAAAGTAGAAGATATCAATGGATTCGTGGAGTTTGTATCAAAACTTAATGGTAAGGTTTATTTGCAGTCGGAAGAGGTTAAGGTTAATGCGAAATCATTGATCGGAGCTATGTACATTATCAATGAGCATCCAGAAAATATTGTTGTAGAAGTAGAAGACGAAACAGAAAAGAAAATGGTTTTGACTTATTTGATGCAAGGTGGTCATTTATTAGACTAA